The following are encoded together in the Salmonella enterica subsp. enterica serovar Choleraesuis genome:
- the gltL gene encoding arginine ABC transporter ATP-binding protein, whose translation MISLKNVSKWYGQFQVLTDCSTEVKKGEVVVVCGPSGSGKSTLIKTVNGLEPVQQGTIEVNGTQVNSKKTDLAKLRSHVGMVFQHFELFPHLSIVENLTLAQVKVLKRDKTAAREKGLKLLERVGLAAHANKYPAQLSGGQQQRVAIARALCMDPVAMLFDEPTSALDPEMINEVLDVMVELAQEGMTMMVVTHEMGFARKVANRVIFMDEGKIVEDLPKDEFFDNPQSERARDFLAKILH comes from the coding sequence ATGATTTCCCTGAAGAATGTTTCTAAATGGTATGGTCAGTTTCAGGTGCTGACCGACTGCTCCACCGAAGTGAAAAAAGGTGAAGTAGTGGTGGTCTGCGGCCCGTCAGGTTCGGGTAAATCCACGCTGATAAAAACGGTCAACGGCCTGGAGCCGGTACAACAAGGTACCATCGAGGTCAATGGCACTCAGGTAAACAGCAAAAAAACGGACCTGGCCAAACTGCGTTCCCACGTTGGAATGGTTTTCCAGCATTTTGAGCTATTCCCTCATCTGTCTATTGTCGAGAACCTGACCCTGGCTCAGGTAAAAGTACTGAAGCGCGATAAAACCGCCGCCCGGGAAAAAGGTCTGAAATTGTTGGAGCGCGTAGGGCTGGCTGCTCACGCCAACAAATATCCGGCCCAGCTATCCGGCGGCCAGCAGCAGCGTGTGGCAATAGCCCGTGCACTGTGTATGGATCCGGTCGCCATGCTGTTCGACGAACCCACTTCGGCGCTCGACCCTGAAATGATTAATGAAGTACTGGACGTTATGGTCGAACTGGCGCAGGAAGGGATGACTATGATGGTGGTCACGCACGAAATGGGCTTTGCCCGTAAAGTGGCAAACCGGGTTATCTTTATGGATGAAGGTAAAATTGTGGAAGATTTGCCGAAAGATGAATTCTTCGATAATCCACAGTCTGAACGCGCACGCGACTTCCTGGCGAAGATCCTACACTAA